The proteins below are encoded in one region of bacterium:
- a CDS encoding glycosyltransferase family 4 protein, with translation MKKRLLFWNEFYLPTIGGIEVLCGQLVDALKKRGYDIAVVSDDRRGRHRPEELVAGTRVFRLPFLRGMAGELPAIAEVKKRLAAILEEWRPELIHLHSSGPSLFYFLENRVFEKFASLWTVHSTEYPKAEWNLRILRAVTAANAVSAYIQRHIQSWDPSVEWKVPVIYNGLRMPESTEAVAPTSSFILMAGRVEKEKGFDVALRAFAAIRDSFPAFRLKLAGDGKALFELRALAEELGLSPAVDFLGWVAPAEMPALTAQSTLVTVPSRWEEPFGLVALQAMQLGKPVIATRVGGLPEVVLHRETGLLVPKDEAGELAQAMMEILREPALGSAMGQRGRERAERVFDFERMVDEYEALYRSLPAIIP, from the coding sequence ATGAAGAAGCGGCTCCTCTTCTGGAACGAGTTCTACCTCCCCACCATCGGCGGGATCGAGGTGCTCTGTGGCCAGCTGGTCGATGCCTTGAAAAAGCGGGGCTACGACATCGCGGTGGTTTCCGACGACCGCCGGGGCCGTCATCGGCCGGAAGAGCTCGTCGCCGGCACTCGAGTCTTCCGGCTGCCCTTTCTCCGCGGCATGGCGGGCGAATTGCCGGCGATCGCCGAGGTCAAGAAACGCCTGGCCGCGATCTTGGAAGAATGGCGGCCCGAGCTCATCCACCTTCACAGCAGCGGGCCGAGCTTATTTTATTTCCTGGAGAATCGGGTTTTCGAAAAATTTGCCTCTTTATGGACCGTCCATTCGACCGAATACCCCAAGGCCGAATGGAACCTGCGGATCTTGCGAGCCGTCACCGCCGCCAATGCCGTCTCCGCCTACATTCAAAGGCATATCCAAAGCTGGGATCCCTCGGTCGAGTGGAAGGTGCCGGTCATTTACAATGGACTGCGAATGCCGGAGTCGACTGAAGCCGTCGCTCCGACCTCGTCCTTCATCTTAATGGCCGGCCGGGTGGAAAAGGAAAAGGGCTTCGACGTGGCGCTGCGGGCCTTCGCCGCGATTCGGGATTCCTTTCCGGCTTTCCGTCTCAAGCTGGCGGGCGACGGCAAGGCCCTGTTCGAGTTGCGGGCTTTGGCCGAAGAGCTGGGGCTTTCGCCGGCGGTCGACTTCTTGGGCTGGGTGGCGCCGGCGGAAATGCCGGCCTTGACGGCCCAATCGACTTTGGTGACGGTCCCTTCCCGCTGGGAGGAGCCCTTCGGGCTGGTGGCCTTGCAGGCCATGCAGCTGGGGAAGCCGGTGATCGCAACCCGGGTCGGCGGACTGCCGGAAGTCGTCCTCCATCGCGAAACCGGTTTGCTGGTTCCGAAAGACGAGGCGGGCGAGCTGGCCCAAGCGATGATGGAAATTCTCCGCGAGCCTGCCCTGGGCTCGGCGATGGGGCAAAGAGGCCGGGAGCGGGCCGAGCGGGTCTTCGATTTCGAGCGGATGGTCGATGAATACGAAGCTCTGTATCGATCCTTGCCGGCCATCATTCCTTGA
- a CDS encoding PqqD family protein produces the protein MAEVYRVSPRISSETINGEVMILDLDTGNYYNLAESGAAIWEFLEAGASAAEIVEGLSSRFEAEPHRIAASVERLLGEFKDDRIISAVAAGERSPKPPTAATRRPFVEPVLNKFSDLKDLLMIDPIHEVDQVGWPQKA, from the coding sequence ATGGCGGAAGTCTACCGGGTGTCGCCGCGGATCAGCAGCGAAACCATCAACGGCGAGGTGATGATCCTCGACCTCGACACCGGCAATTATTACAACTTGGCCGAGTCGGGCGCGGCGATTTGGGAGTTTCTCGAGGCCGGCGCCAGCGCCGCCGAGATCGTCGAAGGCCTGTCCTCTCGCTTCGAGGCCGAGCCCCATCGTATCGCGGCTTCCGTCGAGCGGCTGCTCGGCGAATTCAAGGATGATCGGATCATTTCGGCCGTCGCCGCCGGCGAGCGGAGTCCCAAGCCGCCGACCGCCGCCACTCGCCGCCCCTTCGTCGAGCCGGTCTTGAATAAATTCTCCGATCTCAAGGACCTCTTGATGATCGATCCGATCCACGAGGTCGACCAGGTCGGGTGGCCTCAGAAGGCCTAG
- a CDS encoding ribonuclease HI family protein has product MSFKRLFVYADGGSRGNPGPAGAGAYLESEDGATVARIYKYLGETTNNVAEYSALIFGLKEAQRQQAEEVAVRMDSQLVVKQIAGEYRVKEPTLQKLHAQVMDLLGGFKRYQVEHIPREKNAEADKLANLAMDRGLTP; this is encoded by the coding sequence TTGAGTTTCAAGCGGCTTTTCGTCTACGCCGACGGCGGCTCCCGGGGCAATCCGGGCCCGGCCGGCGCCGGCGCTTACCTCGAGAGCGAGGACGGCGCGACCGTCGCCCGCATCTATAAATACCTCGGAGAAACGACCAACAACGTCGCCGAATACAGCGCCCTGATCTTCGGCCTGAAGGAAGCCCAGCGCCAGCAGGCCGAGGAAGTCGCGGTGCGAATGGATTCGCAATTGGTGGTCAAGCAAATTGCCGGCGAATATCGAGTGAAAGAGCCGACTCTGCAAAAGCTTCACGCCCAAGTGATGGATTTGCTCGGCGGCTTCAAGCGTTACCAGGTCGAGCACATTCCCCGCGAAAAGAACGCCGAGGCCGACAAGTTAGCCAATCTAGCGATGGATCGCGGCCTTACTCCGTAA
- a CDS encoding helix-turn-helix transcriptional regulator gives MAKSNGANQQIIDTILSSSEALNFGQLDEEAIPRLAQLLKASTTAFFRFDEQGRLYPIGGSLRNDIPQYTAHFLSKDPIWEIIVKADPRLAVFCPVQNMGARRFRQSDAYHEHYRFYEMDDLCLLRFTSPPFGTPGTAGVLLGRSSRQSNFSQQDIDLAYRLLPAFASAVRRIERFEVLENEWLGLEALIQKTATQPCLALGADGRLLWISGPARFLLGPNFDPKKHMPEKLVTAAKNLGQAALKKVALDSAAPTTEHTLTLHDGRTAQAGLSVCRTSNGSPVVLAFFLSDIKGGENHCEVVNSWGLSPAEKRVLEFLVLGLTNASIAQRLYVSIETVRTHVKHILDKLQAHTRTEAAFLANKYLPLASSAR, from the coding sequence ATGGCGAAAAGCAACGGCGCGAACCAGCAAATTATCGATACCATTTTATCCTCCTCGGAAGCGTTGAATTTCGGCCAATTGGATGAAGAAGCGATCCCCAGGCTGGCGCAACTGTTAAAGGCTTCCACGACCGCGTTTTTCCGTTTTGATGAGCAAGGCCGCCTTTATCCGATCGGCGGAAGCCTCCGAAACGACATACCGCAATACACGGCTCACTTTTTAAGCAAGGATCCCATTTGGGAAATCATCGTCAAAGCCGATCCGCGCCTGGCGGTTTTTTGCCCTGTGCAAAACATGGGCGCGAGACGCTTCCGGCAGAGCGACGCCTACCACGAGCATTACCGGTTTTACGAAATGGACGATCTTTGTTTGCTTCGGTTCACTTCTCCACCCTTCGGTACGCCGGGAACGGCAGGGGTGCTGCTGGGTCGTAGCAGTCGCCAATCCAATTTTTCTCAGCAGGACATTGATCTCGCCTATCGTTTGCTTCCGGCTTTCGCCAGTGCCGTGCGACGCATCGAGCGTTTCGAGGTTTTGGAAAACGAATGGTTGGGTTTGGAGGCGCTCATCCAAAAGACCGCCACTCAGCCTTGCTTGGCCCTTGGTGCCGACGGCCGTTTACTTTGGATTTCCGGGCCGGCGCGCTTTTTACTGGGGCCGAATTTTGACCCTAAAAAACACATGCCCGAGAAATTGGTGACTGCGGCTAAAAACCTTGGGCAGGCCGCTTTGAAGAAAGTGGCGTTGGATTCGGCCGCGCCCACCACCGAGCATACTTTGACATTGCACGACGGAAGAACGGCCCAAGCCGGTCTTTCGGTGTGCCGGACCTCAAACGGGTCGCCAGTGGTCCTCGCTTTCTTTCTAAGTGATATAAAAGGCGGTGAGAATCATTGTGAAGTCGTTAATTCCTGGGGTCTATCCCCCGCCGAGAAACGGGTGCTCGAATTCCTGGTGCTCGGTTTGACCAACGCCTCCATTGCGCAACGACTGTATGTCTCGATTGAAACCGTTCGGACGCACGTCAAGCATATCTTAGACAAACTCCAAGCGCATACCCGGACCGAGGCTGCATTTTTGGCCAATAAATACCTTCCCTTAGCATCTTCCGCTCGATAA
- a CDS encoding thiolase family protein encodes MPATRDAVIVSAVRSPMGRALKGQFVNLRIDDLGAAVVKEAVSRAKGLDPAEIEDVILGCAMPEGEQGMNVARNVSFLAGIPNSAAAVTTNRFCASGLQSIMDAARAIMVGDGEVFVAGGIESMSHVPMGGFNPSLNPKLMQAGMPDAYISMGLTAENVAEKYNVSREDMDQFAYESHQKAAKAIKEGKFKNEIVAIEVPQADGSVKKIDIDEGPRPETTVEKLATLKPVFKENGKVTAGNSSPLTDGAAAVVIMSADKAKALGLKPLARIHAMAVAGCAPEIMGIGPIPAVRKVLKRAGKTINDIDIVEMNEAFASQSLASARDLGIDLKKLNPHGGAIALGHPLGCSGARIMATLINDLFTYDKKWGLETMCIGGGQGAACVIERL; translated from the coding sequence ATGCCTGCCACCCGAGATGCCGTCATTGTCAGCGCCGTTCGAAGCCCGATGGGCCGCGCCCTCAAGGGTCAATTCGTCAACCTTCGCATCGACGATCTCGGTGCCGCCGTCGTCAAAGAGGCGGTGAGCCGGGCCAAGGGCTTGGATCCGGCCGAAATCGAAGACGTCATCCTCGGCTGCGCCATGCCCGAGGGCGAACAGGGCATGAACGTCGCCCGCAACGTCAGCTTCCTGGCCGGCATCCCCAACAGCGCCGCCGCGGTCACCACCAACCGATTCTGCGCCTCCGGACTCCAGTCGATCATGGACGCGGCCCGCGCCATCATGGTCGGGGACGGCGAAGTCTTCGTGGCCGGCGGCATCGAGAGCATGTCCCACGTCCCGATGGGCGGCTTCAATCCCTCGCTCAACCCCAAGCTCATGCAGGCCGGCATGCCCGACGCCTACATCAGCATGGGCCTGACCGCCGAGAACGTCGCCGAAAAGTACAACGTCTCGCGCGAAGACATGGACCAGTTCGCCTATGAGAGCCACCAGAAGGCGGCCAAGGCGATCAAGGAAGGCAAATTCAAGAACGAGATCGTCGCGATCGAAGTCCCCCAGGCCGACGGCAGCGTCAAAAAGATCGACATCGACGAAGGCCCCCGGCCCGAGACCACCGTCGAGAAGCTGGCGACCCTGAAGCCGGTCTTCAAGGAAAACGGCAAGGTCACTGCCGGCAACTCCTCGCCGCTCACCGACGGCGCCGCCGCCGTCGTGATCATGAGCGCCGACAAGGCCAAGGCCCTGGGCCTCAAGCCCTTGGCCCGGATCCACGCGATGGCCGTGGCCGGCTGCGCGCCCGAGATCATGGGCATCGGCCCGATCCCGGCGGTCCGCAAGGTCCTCAAGCGGGCCGGCAAGACCATCAACGACATCGACATCGTCGAGATGAACGAGGCCTTCGCCTCTCAGTCGCTGGCTTCGGCCCGCGACCTCGGCATCGATCTCAAGAAGCTCAATCCCCACGGCGGCGCCATCGCCCTGGGCCATCCCCTTGGCTGCTCCGGCGCCCGCATCATGGCCACCCTGATCAACGATCTCTTCACCTACGACAAGAAGTGGGGCTTGGAGACGATGTGCATCGGCGGCGGCCAAGGCGCGGCCTGCGTGATCGAACGGTTATAA
- a CDS encoding DUF11 domain-containing protein, with protein sequence MRGNYLSGALALAFFLQFFSPGGADAAPFPSTPAAYLSNSPSSTTQLIFIDQTADPYAFDNIGAGVSPIYNSMGFNPTDQFLYAFANSTNAVFRIHSDGSVDDLGPTTGWGPPAFNDFNSAAGTFTAAGTFLIGSSTRLVEIDVTTTPATVLSSVTLTGVPFGSNFSDWAIHPLTGALYGVAGNTLRNIDPGTGAVTAIGANGCDGCGNPGAAWFGADGSLFVQVNSTGDFYRGDVATGAFSLVANGPTSSSQDAASNPFAPDLEKSVSPATVEVGNEVTYTYTILNPGPSVGSADFSDTLPAGLVYVAGSLANPFGGTVNSYAGTDTLTIAGLTIPAGSGSSITVQVLASTTGIKENQAELTFTTLGVPTNILSDEPGNALKPDPTTLDVVLIPVPTPTPTPTPSPTPPPPTPEANLGITKAVLSGQPVTVGSTVQYQVTVSNLGPDEATGVRVTDLQSGPFAAISNIGGDLSDGDCAPLAGDQNGVECDLPNIPNGGSVTFTYETSLSAEGTWNDQVAVASIEQDPVLENRLANAFVISSDPPSVSDLSIEVTPSSPSVPPGQPIDYTMTIVNHGPDDAQDVVLTGVIQGAIGDISMPQLPPGVTGGCGVSGNTFTCNIDSIPAGSGPVAVTFSVTPTAPGLIDIQLTVGGGTEDPNLGNNAVINEVVAQQAPPTPTPTPNPTPPPTPTPTPTPFGGLIEGSGNIWCSMSPGEGSGSRWSVLGLGLGLLGMLSLRLRGRKVSS encoded by the coding sequence ATGAGAGGCAACTATCTGTCCGGCGCTCTTGCCCTGGCCTTTTTCCTGCAATTTTTTTCACCGGGCGGAGCCGACGCCGCCCCTTTCCCATCGACGCCGGCGGCTTACCTTTCCAATTCACCCAGCTCGACCACCCAGCTGATTTTTATCGATCAGACCGCCGATCCCTATGCCTTCGACAATATCGGGGCCGGCGTTTCGCCCATCTATAATTCGATGGGCTTCAATCCGACGGATCAGTTTCTCTACGCCTTTGCCAACAGCACCAACGCCGTCTTTCGAATCCACAGCGATGGCAGCGTCGACGACCTCGGCCCAACCACCGGCTGGGGGCCGCCGGCTTTCAACGATTTCAATTCGGCGGCTGGAACCTTCACGGCCGCCGGCACCTTTCTAATCGGTTCCAGCACCCGGCTGGTCGAGATCGACGTCACGACGACGCCGGCAACCGTCCTCAGCTCGGTGACCCTGACCGGCGTTCCCTTTGGCTCCAATTTTTCGGACTGGGCGATCCACCCCCTGACCGGCGCACTCTACGGCGTGGCCGGGAACACCCTGAGGAACATCGATCCCGGCACCGGAGCGGTGACCGCGATCGGCGCCAACGGCTGCGACGGCTGTGGCAATCCCGGCGCGGCTTGGTTCGGGGCCGACGGCAGCCTCTTCGTCCAAGTCAACTCGACCGGCGATTTTTACCGCGGCGACGTGGCGACCGGCGCCTTCAGCTTGGTGGCCAACGGCCCGACTTCCAGCTCCCAGGACGCCGCTTCCAATCCCTTCGCGCCGGATTTGGAAAAGTCGGTCTCGCCGGCCACCGTCGAGGTTGGCAACGAAGTGACCTACACCTACACGATCTTGAACCCCGGCCCTTCGGTCGGCAGCGCCGACTTCAGCGATACCTTGCCGGCCGGGCTGGTCTACGTTGCCGGCAGCTTGGCCAATCCCTTCGGCGGCACGGTCAACAGCTATGCAGGCACCGACACTTTGACCATTGCCGGGCTCACGATTCCGGCGGGCTCCGGCTCCTCGATCACGGTCCAGGTTTTGGCCTCGACGACCGGAATCAAGGAGAATCAGGCCGAGCTCACTTTCACGACCTTGGGCGTGCCGACCAATATCCTTTCGGATGAGCCGGGAAACGCTTTGAAGCCCGATCCCACGACCTTGGACGTTGTTTTGATTCCGGTGCCGACGCCAACGCCGACTCCTACTCCTTCGCCGACACCGCCGCCTCCGACGCCCGAAGCCAACCTCGGCATCACCAAGGCGGTGCTGAGCGGCCAGCCGGTGACGGTGGGATCGACGGTCCAATATCAGGTAACGGTGAGCAATCTGGGGCCCGACGAAGCGACCGGAGTGCGTGTCACCGATCTCCAATCCGGCCCCTTCGCCGCCATCTCGAATATCGGGGGAGACTTGAGCGACGGCGATTGCGCGCCGCTGGCCGGGGATCAGAACGGCGTCGAGTGCGATTTGCCGAACATCCCCAACGGCGGCAGCGTGACTTTCACCTATGAAACCAGCCTTTCGGCCGAAGGCACTTGGAACGATCAAGTGGCGGTGGCCTCGATCGAGCAAGACCCGGTCTTGGAGAATCGCTTGGCCAATGCCTTCGTGATCAGCTCCGATCCGCCATCGGTCAGCGACCTTTCGATCGAGGTGACTCCGTCCTCGCCCAGCGTGCCGCCGGGCCAACCCATCGATTACACGATGACGATCGTCAACCACGGCCCCGACGATGCCCAGGACGTCGTGCTCACCGGGGTGATCCAGGGAGCGATCGGCGACATCTCGATGCCCCAATTGCCGCCGGGGGTGACCGGTGGCTGCGGCGTTTCCGGCAACACCTTCACCTGCAATATCGATTCGATTCCGGCCGGCTCCGGGCCGGTGGCGGTCACGTTCTCGGTGACGCCGACGGCCCCGGGTCTCATCGACATTCAACTAACCGTCGGCGGCGGTACCGAGGATCCGAACCTCGGCAACAACGCCGTCATCAACGAAGTGGTGGCCCAGCAGGCGCCGCCGACTCCGACGCCGACCCCGAATCCGACACCGCCGCCAACTCCCACTCCGACTCCGACCCCTTTCGGGGGGCTGATCGAGGGCAGCGGAAATATTTGGTGCTCGATGAGCCCTGGCGAAGGGTCCGGCAGCCGCTGGAGCGTCTTGGGCCTGGGGTTGGGATTGCTGGGGATGCTGAGCTTGAGGCTTCGCGGTCGCAAAGTCTCATCCTGA
- the ilvD gene encoding dihydroxy-acid dehydratase, whose product MEKKLNKYSSRLTQDRDQPGSQAMLYGTGLSEADLAKPFVGIATTWYEGNTCNMHLNDLGKIVKQGCVEAGMVGIQFNTIGVSDGISMGTEGMSYSLQSRELIADSIETTMGAHFYDANVSVMGCDKNMPGSVIAMARLNRPSIMVYGGTIRPGHYKDRTLDIVSAFEGLGEWVAGKITEADLKGILQNACPGAGACGGMYTANTMASAIEALGLSLPYSSSHPATSPEKKEECLKAGPAIRNLLEKDLKPRDILTPQAFENAMTLVMALGGSTNAVLHLIAIAKAAKIPLKIDDFQRISDKVPFIADLKPSGKYVMEDLCQVGGVPAVMKLLLKEGFLHGEAVTCTGKTLAEDLEAAPGLKEGQKVIVSLAEPIKKTGHIQILYGNVAVQGSVAKITGKEGLKFTGKARVFECEEDANAALKGKKIKKGDVIVIRYVGPKGGPGMPEMLKVTALVMGEGLGKDVALITDGRFSGGTHGFVVGHITPEAQEGGAIAVIEEGDEITIDAEKRELNLNVSAATIAERLKKWKAPEYKAKSGTLYKFIKNVSTASEGCVTDA is encoded by the coding sequence ATGGAAAAAAAGCTGAATAAATACAGTTCCCGACTGACCCAAGACCGCGATCAGCCCGGCTCCCAAGCCATGCTCTATGGCACCGGCTTGAGCGAGGCCGACTTGGCCAAGCCCTTCGTCGGCATCGCGACCACCTGGTACGAGGGAAACACCTGCAACATGCACCTCAACGACCTCGGCAAGATCGTCAAGCAAGGCTGCGTCGAGGCCGGAATGGTCGGGATTCAATTCAACACCATCGGGGTCAGCGACGGCATTTCGATGGGAACCGAGGGAATGAGCTACTCGCTGCAGTCGCGGGAGCTGATCGCCGACTCGATCGAAACCACGATGGGCGCCCATTTCTACGACGCCAACGTCTCGGTGATGGGCTGCGACAAGAACATGCCCGGCTCGGTCATCGCGATGGCCCGGCTCAACCGGCCCAGCATCATGGTTTACGGCGGCACCATCCGACCGGGACATTATAAAGACCGCACCCTCGACATCGTCTCGGCCTTCGAGGGCTTGGGCGAGTGGGTCGCCGGCAAGATCACCGAGGCCGATTTGAAGGGCATTTTGCAGAACGCCTGCCCCGGCGCCGGCGCCTGCGGCGGCATGTACACCGCCAACACCATGGCCTCGGCGATCGAGGCCCTGGGCCTGAGCCTGCCTTACAGCTCCTCCCATCCGGCGACCAGCCCCGAGAAGAAAGAGGAGTGTCTCAAGGCCGGCCCGGCGATCCGCAACCTGCTTGAAAAAGATTTGAAGCCCCGCGACATCCTGACCCCCCAGGCTTTCGAGAACGCGATGACCCTGGTCATGGCGCTGGGCGGCTCGACCAATGCGGTCCTCCACCTGATCGCCATCGCCAAGGCCGCCAAGATTCCGCTCAAGATCGACGATTTCCAGCGGATCAGCGACAAGGTTCCCTTCATTGCCGACCTCAAGCCCAGCGGCAAATACGTGATGGAAGACCTCTGCCAAGTCGGCGGGGTTCCGGCCGTGATGAAGCTCTTGCTCAAGGAAGGTTTCTTGCACGGCGAAGCCGTCACCTGCACCGGCAAGACTCTGGCTGAAGACTTGGAGGCCGCACCCGGCCTCAAGGAAGGCCAGAAGGTCATCGTCTCGCTGGCCGAGCCGATCAAGAAGACCGGCCATATCCAAATCCTCTACGGCAACGTTGCGGTCCAGGGCTCGGTGGCCAAGATCACCGGCAAGGAAGGCCTGAAGTTCACCGGCAAGGCTCGGGTCTTTGAATGCGAGGAGGACGCCAATGCCGCGCTCAAGGGAAAAAAGATCAAGAAAGGTGACGTTATTGTCATCCGCTACGTCGGACCGAAAGGCGGCCCCGGCATGCCCGAGATGCTCAAGGTGACGGCCTTGGTGATGGGCGAAGGCTTGGGCAAGGACGTGGCCTTGATCACCGACGGCCGCTTCTCCGGCGGAACCCACGGCTTCGTCGTCGGCCACATCACGCCCGAAGCCCAGGAGGGCGGGGCGATCGCGGTGATCGAGGAAGGCGACGAGATCACCATCGACGCTGAAAAGCGGGAATTGAACCTGAACGTTTCGGCCGCCACCATCGCCGAGCGACTGAAAAAGTGGAAGGCGCCGGAGTACAAGGCCAAAAGCGGGACGCTCTATAAATTCATCAAGAACGTCAGCACCGCGTCCGAGGGCTGCGTCACCGACGCATAG
- a CDS encoding C4-type zinc ribbon domain-containing protein, which produces MKDHMQRLAQTVSIAQEIQNIKDDLEELPAKVRQLEGELEALDAQYQQKKAALEKAEGEVKRHKSDIEGDGATLKVKEERLHGIKTTKEYQAVLKEISTGKTSIKDREAAIVKLLGDAEALKTEVAPLESRRQELAAAVEQERGQIQGKLDELKQRLGGLETQLNEQLSSLPEDIRHKYIRIQAKRQPPAAKLVEGTCQECFMSVPPQLYIEIRKTFEIQSCPNCHRLLFLEF; this is translated from the coding sequence ATGAAAGACCACATGCAGCGACTGGCTCAAACCGTCAGCATCGCTCAAGAGATTCAGAACATCAAAGACGACCTGGAGGAGCTCCCCGCCAAGGTCCGTCAACTCGAGGGCGAGCTCGAAGCTCTCGACGCCCAATACCAGCAAAAGAAAGCGGCCTTGGAAAAGGCCGAAGGCGAAGTCAAGCGCCACAAATCCGACATCGAAGGCGACGGCGCCACGCTCAAGGTCAAGGAAGAGCGGCTCCACGGCATCAAGACCACCAAGGAATATCAGGCGGTCCTCAAGGAAATTTCCACCGGCAAGACCTCGATCAAGGATCGCGAGGCCGCGATCGTCAAGCTCCTCGGCGACGCCGAGGCCTTGAAGACCGAGGTCGCGCCGCTCGAAAGCCGCCGCCAGGAATTAGCGGCCGCCGTCGAGCAGGAGCGGGGCCAGATCCAAGGCAAGCTCGACGAGCTCAAGCAGCGGCTCGGCGGTCTCGAGACTCAACTCAACGAGCAACTTTCCTCCCTGCCGGAGGATATTCGTCATAAATACATCCGCATCCAAGCCAAGCGCCAGCCGCCGGCCGCCAAGCTGGTCGAAGGCACCTGTCAGGAATGCTTCATGAGCGTGCCGCCGCAGCTCTATATCGAAATTCGGAAGACCTTCGAAATTCAGTCTTGCCCGAATTGCCATCGCTTATTGTTCTTAGAGTTTTAA
- a CDS encoding cytochrome c oxidase assembly factor Coa1 family protein, whose protein sequence is MRICSACGKGLEDQARFCSQCGAVQAYQPSTGHSPTHFGNPLESPRRRLWPLGVAVIVFLTGLFIAALFYFLSNSEPAKMTVKVVRESPVIRQALGEIQDVGWANGGISTRSGGSGTANFSVSVKGSLAKGKFYAYFVKRHDVWAYESGRLRLDNGRSINVPLP, encoded by the coding sequence ATGAGAATTTGCAGCGCCTGCGGTAAAGGCCTGGAGGACCAAGCCCGTTTCTGCTCCCAGTGCGGAGCGGTCCAAGCTTACCAGCCTTCGACCGGACATTCCCCGACCCATTTTGGCAATCCCTTGGAAAGCCCGCGCCGGCGGCTTTGGCCGCTGGGAGTCGCCGTTATCGTCTTTCTCACCGGCCTGTTCATCGCGGCGCTATTTTATTTCTTGTCCAATTCGGAGCCGGCCAAGATGACCGTGAAAGTCGTCCGAGAAAGTCCGGTGATCCGCCAAGCTCTGGGCGAAATTCAAGACGTCGGCTGGGCCAACGGCGGCATCAGCACCCGCAGCGGCGGCTCCGGCACCGCCAATTTCAGCGTCTCGGTGAAAGGCAGCTTGGCCAAAGGTAAATTCTACGCCTATTTCGTCAAACGCCACGATGTCTGGGCCTACGAATCGGGCCGGCTGCGGCTGGACAATGGTCGGAGCATCAATGTCCCCCTACCCTAA
- a CDS encoding DUF72 domain-containing protein produces MAKIYLGTSGWAYKEWGKLFFPKELPQSEHLSYLARHFNSVEINATFYRLQPPKNFETWRKKTPRGFRFSVKVSRYITHIERMKEVRAAWKRFLKTTLPLKEKMGVFLLQFPEFFHGSPDTEKRFADFFKAAAKDGKYRKAVEFRHESCFTDSMRAILEDYGVGTVIANSSKYPTAPWEPTADFVYFRLHGPRRMFGSSYSDRQLEVWAKKMRAFLKQGKDVYVYFNNDMHANAAANAQVLQKMLGGKKVFAA; encoded by the coding sequence ATGGCCAAGATCTACCTCGGCACTTCGGGTTGGGCCTACAAGGAATGGGGCAAGCTCTTCTTCCCCAAGGAATTGCCCCAGAGCGAGCACCTTTCCTATCTTGCCCGGCACTTCAACAGCGTCGAGATCAACGCCACCTTCTACCGCCTCCAGCCGCCGAAAAATTTCGAAACTTGGCGCAAGAAGACGCCCAGAGGCTTTCGCTTCTCGGTGAAAGTCTCGCGCTACATCACCCACATCGAGCGGATGAAGGAGGTGCGGGCGGCTTGGAAGCGCTTCCTCAAGACCACCCTGCCGCTCAAGGAGAAGATGGGGGTTTTCCTACTGCAGTTTCCCGAGTTCTTCCACGGCAGCCCCGACACCGAAAAGCGCTTCGCCGATTTCTTCAAAGCCGCCGCCAAGGACGGCAAATACCGCAAGGCGGTCGAGTTCCGCCATGAGAGCTGCTTCACCGATTCGATGCGGGCCATCCTCGAGGATTACGGAGTCGGCACGGTGATCGCCAATTCCTCGAAGTACCCGACGGCGCCTTGGGAGCCGACCGCCGATTTCGTTTACTTTCGGCTCCACGGCCCCCGCCGGATGTTCGGCTCCTCCTATTCCGACCGGCAGTTGGAGGTCTGGGCCAAGAAGATGCGGGCCTTCCTGAAACAGGGGAAGGACGTCTACGTTTATTTCAACAATGACATGCACGCCAATGCCGCGGCCAACGCCCAGGTCCTGCAGAAAATGCTGGGCGGAAAGAAGGTCTTCGCGGCATAA